TGGTATtgtcccccaaaaaaaacagtaatTTTGGGATATGTgggataaatattattattaaattattatcatGGGATCATATAAGCTCAGCACATGTTAACTAGGAATGCTTTCCATAAGAATTGGGAAATTCTTTTTCTGGGGAACAACTGTATGCTGTTTCTGCAAAATGTTCACATTCAACAGCTAATTGAAAACCATGTTTTCTGGTTACTGTTCTGTCATTCGGCATTTGGGAGACACTTCTAGCAGTGCCAGTATGATATGGTGTTCTGTACTGTttaatttcatttccttcttttgtTTTAGCTGGATGTGATTGATatggtatttttgtattttactgatattttattttgtgcTGCAAAAAAGAGTAAATGCTCTCCTATACTTGAAGTATAGTCACATCTACAGGTAGAAATCTGCTTTGATTCCGTAATAATGGGAATTAATATCTACAGGGCAGGGGAATGAGCaagattgtgtttttattttctgtgtaagtgtgggggtttccccccccccatgaaatcaGTACCTATTGGAGATATATGGGATTAATAGGTTTGTTATTAATTCTTTCACTCAGAATACTTGGGCTTTTCCTTTTACAGACTTCGTATGGTTCATTTGAAGCAGCCACAAATCATCAAATTAAGTTCCCTTCCTTTTACCACATGGTTCCTAATGAAGGACTTCAGTACCAGGGAATTATCCAGTTGCTTCTGCATTTTGgatggaaatgggttgggctcATCACTCCTGCTAATGAAGCTGGAGAACGTTTCTTGAATACCATTGAACCAATGCTTTTCAAGAATACGATCTGTTCAGCATTCACAGAAAGAATTGAATACCATATCCGTTACACTGGTAACATGTTTGATATGGTGCGTGACACAAGTTTTGTTTTGCCAGCTTTCATGAGAAGCACAGCAAATGCAGTTGTTGTATATGGAGAAAGTACATCTATTATGTGGTTGTCATTTGCTCTAAGCATGATGAAGGTAGCTCAGCTCATAGCTGCTCAGTCCAAAAATAATTTACCTGAAGGAAAAGTATGGATTACCACAGCTCAAATGGATTTTGTTATAAATATTTTTCAGAAACTTATTGTTGATATTGATATACAAATGTTCCATGGTGCTATCTCTTTTGCAATTCATTCCGAGGAAATCCATGACTTCCGATACTTTTTGCAGAATGTAAATCCTTCCTTGGCAGATGGAAATGGTTTTATCACAGATTTCTGGGAACAAGCGTTCGGTTGTTCATTTAAGTCAATATACAAAGCTAAGCGTTGTACCGGAGCGGAAatgctggagagccttcctgcaccattgtttgaaatgagcatgaccagtcacagctacagtatctataatgctgtctatgctttgGCACATGCCTTACATAGACACTTGACTGGATCCAACCACAGAAGAATGGAAGCTGCAAGCAGACAATCTCCTCAAAATATAGAGCCTTGGAAGGTAGTGTTTGCCTTCACAAAGAGTTTGGTTTACAAAGTGTTTGCTATTGTGCactgccttgatattttatgtgagttGGTATTTAGTTATAAATAGTGGCTAAATAACAGCAGATATTTAAAGAGTCTGAATAAATGCTGTTCCTATATTTCAAGTGGCATTTGATTAGAAAATTGTTTAAGCTTTGGGGCGGGTTGTAACTGTGTAAtaagctgtcttattacaaaagaatttcaaaaaatagactggaaagagaagttgctgaattgcaacttattacccaacttaaaacaatggagagacctggtctgaatagagacattggattcttatctcattctacatgataaagctattttttagctatctcaccccttgcttttttcctgtaagaccaattgcagtcattaacaatcaagaatcatagaatcatagagttggaagagaccacaagggccatccagtccaaccccctgccaagcagtaaacaccatcaaagcattcctgacagatggctgtgctgtcaaacctctgcttaaagacctccaaagaaggagacgccaccacactccttggtagcaaattccactgccgaacagctcttactatcaggaagttcttcctaatgtttaggtggaatcttctttcttgtagtttgaatccattgctccgtgtccgcttctctggagcagcagaaaacaacctttctccctcctctatacggcatccttttatataccttatttcaacatggctatcatatcaccccttaaccttctcttctccaggctaaatattcccagctccctaagccgttcctcataaggcattgtttccaggcctttgaccattttggttgccctcctctggacacgttccagcttgtcagtatccttcttgaactatggtgcccagaactcgacacagtactccaggtgaggtctgaccagagcagaatacagtggtactattacttccctttatctagatgctatactccactcctattgatgcagcccagaattgcattggcttttttagctgctgcatcacactgttgactcatgtcaagtttgtggtctacaaaCAGGTAGTCCTCAATAGTgtcctcaacaggtttaccacacctatcagccaatcacccattcccattcccattcctattcccaccacccttctgagtaataccgctccccaccctctcactatatataagggtctggtgacttctgtttcagtgtatctgaaaaagtgtgcatgcacacgaaagctcataccaataacaaacgtaagtggtctctaaggtgctactggaaggattttatttatttatttttactatggcAGACcaccacggctacctacctgtaaataaatcaTGTCCAGTGGAATTAagagtttaaaataataaaagatttAACTAAGAACTGTACCAGTTTATGACGTTTTATGCAACTGTGTAatcctttgctttcttttatttatggCTATTGCACAAATGTAGCTATATTTCTAGTGACATACGAATTCTAGTTGGACAGGAGGTAATTTAAATAGTATTCCTCTATCCTCCCTGGCACTTTTTGTACAAGCAGGTTTATGAGGGATGCTCTGAAATCTGAATAAAATCTACAAAGGAAGAGAACATGGCTCACTGTTTCTGTTTGACCGCTCTTACATGGACAGATCTGCTTGCCTGCCGTGAAGAATCTTTCTATATCTGCCTTCCAATAGATCAGAAGGCAGGACATGAAATCTAGCTTGCATAAATGCCCTTCTAAATTTGAGGATAGTCAAATTTGTCATATATTTGGGAAGTACCAGTGCCAATCTGTTTGTCCTGAGCATGGGATCTGCTAGGGCTAAGTGATTTTGTAGTTTGATATTTCTGATTCTCTGTGAAATATTAATTTTTCTTTATTGTAGCCTTGGGATAGGATATCGCTGATGGAAAAACCCAAATTTTATAATTTAGTATTTAACTGGTTTTTTCCACTTGGAGTACAAAGAATCGGTCAATGTGAGAGAAGCTAGTCCCACAGCATACATCACTTTCAACCAAAAGTAGGACCTACACAGTCATATTCAAGTTTCTATTGAAATTAGGCCTGCTTTCAGTCATATtattcagaatagagtagttgctttggacaatcattccatttttaagttcggaatagcgtacagtggtacctctacttacgattaactctacttacgaatgtttctacttacgaacggagctccgtccgccatcttggatgcggtttagataggatttttttctacttatgaatttttagatagggttgcttcgacttatgaattttttctcccaatgcattcctatgggattcgacttacaatttttttcgacttatgaatgtgcgttcggaacgcattaaattcgtaaatagaggtaccactgtagttgctttggaagatgattgtaagggggagggcttatagggaacatcATCCCCTCAGCAGGTCGAGATGatctcagagcagcaagtccagtagcggatcacattacaggaatcaggaagtagagagggaggggagaggctctgaTAGCATGAGAGAGCCTCAGCACCGAgtggagaaggaagcagctggggaggaaatgacgggagagcagtcaaAAGGGCGCCGCCCgccccccgacgcctgaattgaggcgcatggCACCCCGTAGGATGAGAGGGAGGCgctctctttgcactgtaaataagacgcacaataaaaaacaccttaaagaccaaaaatgagtttttattgtgcatcttatTTATTGTGCATCTTATTACCAGACTTACCACTTCCAATGGAGTTTTCTGACCAAAGATATTTTATCCAATTTTGAGTGTACTCAAAGGATAAGTTAGAATAGCAATGGTCTGCCTAAAATGAGACAGAAGTCATTTGATTTAGCAGGAAGTGAAAGAAATGCCTGCTTACAAAGAATTTCCTTCAATATATACTACCTGATTTCTTTTATGGAGACTTTTGAATGGCCTCCTCAAATCTTAAAGAAGATTCCTACTGAGTTGCAGGCTATCCTTCTTAAGCAGAACACAAATCATTGGGTGGTTTTGTTATAACATTAACTTTTTAAAACCCCTCAGTTGTCATGTCCACTCTAGATATGATCCTTAGACCATCTTCCTCTTAGAGGTGATATATTGGCATGGAGAAGCAACTGCAAAGATTTTAATATGTCCCTGACCGGTCTCAATTATATAAGAACATATCATCACACAATACTGATTAAAAAGTGAAATGGAAAAGGGTCATAAAAGAAGTCTTTTAACATTACAGCAGGTAACTTTTCCTCCATATGTGATGTGTGTGATATTAATTCCTTcattttcagaaaacaaaaatggttCTGAAAAGAGCTATTGAACCACCTTAATCAGAATGTTATAATACTTTATAGACCTTTTGATTCTCTTTCCACCTAGCTCCACTCATTCCTACAGAAGATCTCATTCAACAACTCTGTTGGTGATGAAATTACATTAAATGAACGTGGAGAATTAGCAGCTGGTTTTGATATTACAAATTTGATCACTTTCCCAAATAGATCCTACATCAGGGTCAAAGTGGGAAGGCTGGATCATCAGGCCCCTCCAGGCAAAGAGCTCACCATTAATGACGGACAGATTGAATGGCACAGGGACTTGCCTCAGGTGAGGAAATAAATTTCTCAAATGCCAACATTCATGGTTATCCAAATAAAATGGGATGCAATGAAAACAAGGAGGTATTTTTTCACTTAGCACCTGATTAAATGTGCAGTTTCCTTGGAGAGAAAAGTAGGCTTTAAGGAGAGGGAAATCCTATCTGGATGGATAGTATTTTAATGGAGAGAATCCCTATTTCAACAATTGGCTTTACTTGTGGGAGCATACTTGCACATTACTTTAATACATAGATCCTACTTGTTGCCCAGCTGATTGCACTTTGCTTTGAATTCGATATTATATTGAATAATATAGGGAAATTGCCTTTCTATTGCATATTGGTAAGCAATGTCCTTTAAGGAATACTGTAAGATCAAACACTAAATAAATATATGAGACACAATACAAAAAAGAGCAGCATGCACAGAAGACATCTCATATTAAGAAGGACCAATGGCTATCAGAGAAAGTTGTCAGACATTCCTGTTTGTGAAATCCCTGAGGCAGATCTCTAGATAGTGGCACAGGGGCTTGACTCAGGTGAGGAAATAAATTTCTCAAATGCATGGTTATCCCATTAAATGGGATGCAATGAAAACATTGGCACCTGATTAAATATGAAGTTTCCTGGTAAAGAAAAGTAGACTTTAAGAAGAGGAAATTAATATGTAGATGGATAGTATTTTAATGGAGAGAATCTCTATTTGAACAATTAGCGCTGCTTGTGGAAAAATGCTTGCATATTAGTTTAAGAGATCCTATTTTTTGTCCAGCTTGTATGTTGACGACTGCATTCCGCTTGGTATgtgatattttattgtatatgATATGGAAACTCCATTTTTGTTTACTGCATATTTGTAAGCCTCCAAGGAGTATGCAATATACTTTAAGGAATACTGTAAGGTCTATCACTAAATAAGCAAATGAACCAcaatacaaaaaacagcaacatgctCAGAAGACATCCAGTATTGAGAAGGACTGATGGGTATCAGAAAGTGTTGTCAGCCATTCTTGTATGTGAAATCCCTGAGGCTGATCTCCAGTTAGTGGCATCAGATAGAATTCTGAGTTTGTTACATCATTTCTTGGGCTTAAAATGAACATTATAATCCTCTTAAGTTTGTATGATGCTATGCAGCTGCTTCTTATCCCATTGTATGTGCCACCTGTGCAAATATGGCCCATATGTTTCATGTTATTGGTCCTCTGTCCTGTTCCTTATATATTAACTGGTGTTAAGTAAATAGCAcccagacatttttttaaaaaaaataaattcttcCAATATTTTGGATAGGTTCCACCCCTTTCAGTATGTAATGACAACTGCCGTCCTGGTtacgggaagaaaaagaaggagaaaagtaaattttgttgctatgattgtgaACCATGTCCCAGCGGGATGTACTCAAATGAAAAGGGTGAGAAATGTCATGTTAAGATCAAACTGCACAATTTATTGAGCCAACTCTGAGGTCCTTAAATTTTTGCTGTGGTGTGGGGATTAAAAAATGGATTTCTGTACTGTTCTCATTGTTTACAAtataatcttttaaaaatcctgaagaaaatatttttagaaatgaaTGTAATACATTTTACATCCTAATTCTAGGATGTGATTCTAAGAAAGAGGAGGGCCACTATCACATAGAGATGTCCTCTGTGTATAAATTCCAGATTTGATGCATGAGAACATTATCTAGGTGAACTCCTGATGACAAAAATTCTTAAGAATTGTCTTTGtaatttcattttgtcttttCAGACATGGACACATGTTTCAGTTGCCCAGCAAATAAGTATCCAAATAAAGACCAGGATAATTGCATTCCAAAGATTCCAAACTTTCTGGGCTTTGATGAAATTTTAGCCATCATTTCAACTTCCTCTGCACTATTGTTCTCTCTGATCACAGCTCTAGTGTTGGGCATCTTCATTAAGCACAAGGACACCGtgattgtcaaagccaacaatagAAGCCTCACTTACATTCTCCTTGTgtccctcctcttgtgtttcctttgctccTTGATGTTCATTGGAACACCTAAGCAGgcaacctgccttctccgacaaacagGTTTTGGCATcgtcttctctgtggccctctcTAGCATCTTGGCCAAAACCATATCggtggttttggcattcatggctaccaagCCAGGATCCACAATCAGGAAGTGGGTAGGCAAAAaactggcttattccattgtcCTCTCTGGCTCCATTGTTCAAGTAGGGCTCTGTGGAGTTTGGCTGGCAACctttcccccattcccagatttgGACATGGAATCAATGAGTGAAGAAATTATATTCTTATGTAATGAAGGGTCCGTCCACATGTTCTACTGTGTTTtgagctacatgggcttcctggccactGTCAGCTTCACTGTGGCCTTCCTAGCCCGGAAGTTACCTGacagcttcaatgaagccaagttcatcaccttcagcatgctggtcttctgcagtgtttggatcTCCTTTATTCCAACTtacctgagcaccagaggaaaatacatggtggctgtggagattttctccatcttggcttctAGTGCTGGATTACTAGcttgcatcttttcccccaaatgctacatcattCTTGTGAGGCCTGAGTTGAACACCAGAGAACATCTAATGCAAAGaaagatataaataatataagaaTTTGCAGTTCCATGACTGTTCTCAATTTTCAACACTGGAACAACAAAAATGTGAATGAATGAGGACAATCTGACCAAATGAAACTATTTCAGCTATCTTGTGCTCTGTTTCTGGGCTGCAAAATTGTTGCATGTTATTTTAAGAGGCCAATCTGACCAAATGAGGCAAATGTTCACATCACCTTCTGAACTTCAACTGAAGACAGTGAAACTCTGAAATTGAAAGAAATACATCAACATTATTCTATAGCTATTCTGATTAGACAGCTAATATGAATGAAGtattacagttgttgttttttactaagTGATATATATTAATTATTtaagaaactaaataaaaaatgctATGTTATATTAGTGAGGCCTGAATTCAACAATAGTGAGCAACTGATAGAGAGAAATATGTAAACGACAAATTGGTATCAATTTAGGAACATGAGGTTGGACAAGTGTATAATGGAATCCCCATGTGTGTCTACAAACTAACTCACCCCTAAAACACACTCCCTTGTGAACTGTTTTGCTGGAGTCAACTGGACACAGCTCTGAGAATAGGCCCAAATTATCTTATGCTCAGTAATGAGCTCTCACAGACTGGACTGTTCCCCATGGAGCTGGTTCTTTACAATAAATGATCCTATATACCGTAGTGCAAAATATATGGAACCATGGGTGCAATTGAAGTAATATCCTCACATATTCAAACTCAAAGTAATAAGTTTCTACACTACAAGGGGAAGATAAAGGGATAGATAAAGGGATAGCTGCAGCTGTGTGGGCATAAGGATGTGCTGGACCCAGGAACAGGAATTCTATGCCTGAAGCTATTGTAGTTCTGACTGATATATCTGGGCTTCACACTGACAGGCAACTTCACTaaaatttaaatggttttttatttAATGTCATCAGAGACTATGTCATTCAATCCTCCACAAGTATCATCTAATACAAAGAAAGTTATAAACAGAAGACTTTCTGGGTTCATACATGTTCTTTGTATTCTACACCAAAATATCAACATATTTAAATCAATTAGAACAATGGCCTATTTCAGCAACTTATGATCAAATGGTgaacattttatttatgtaataaaAAATCTTTTAATTCTGGGTTGCAAAAAGGTTGCCTCTTCTTTAAAGAAGCTGTTCTGACCAAATGTGAAAA
The window above is part of the Zootoca vivipara chromosome 13, rZooViv1.1, whole genome shotgun sequence genome. Proteins encoded here:
- the LOC118095582 gene encoding vomeronasal type-2 receptor 26-like, translated to MVYFISQGLYVLEQFQHCSQDPSESCISQILTFISLVKECHFIHRVLSKFYQHILALVFAIDEINENPKVLPNLTLGFHIYDSYSNPMMTYHTALDLLFNSHTFVPNYKCGYQENVIGVIGGLSSEVTSCMADILGLYKIPQLDVIDMTSYGSFEAATNHQIKFPSFYHMVPNEGLQYQGIIQLLLHFGWKWVGLITPANEAGERFLNTIEPMLFKNTICSAFTERIEYHIRYTGNMFDMLHSFLQKISFNNSVGDEITLNERGELAAGFDITNLITFPNRSYIRVKVGRLDHQAPPGKELTINDGQIEWHRDLPQVPPLSVCNDNCRPGYGKKKKEKSKFCCYDCEPCPSGMYSNEKDMDTCFSCPANKYPNKDQDNCIPKIPNFLGFDEILAIISTSSALLFSLITALVLGIFIKHKDTVIVKANNRSLTYILLVSLLLCFLCSLMFIGTPKQATCLLRQTGFGIVFSVALSSILAKTISVVLAFMATKPGSTIRKWVGKKLAYSIVLSGSIVQVGLCGVWLATFPPFPDLDMESMSEEIIFLCNEGSVHMFYCVLSYMGFLATVSFTVAFLARKLPDSFNEAKFITFSMLVFCSVWISFIPTYLSTRGKYMVAVEIFSILASSAGLLACIFSPKCYIILVRPELNTREHLMQRKI